In one window of Bacteroidota bacterium DNA:
- a CDS encoding TatD family hydrolase, producing MPDLNHPLIIDTHAHIYHNRMLNDQAAMIQRAKDAGVGIIVMPAIDVASIHDALALCDAYDGLHAMSAIHPSDTKDATDEDFEAVAAFCDDSRVVAVGESGLDYYWDRTFDAKQQDFFRRHIRLAIEKDLPLILHMRDKQGKDEVHRDMVKILNEEKADNLRGIFHCFGGPAWLIEEAAKLNFLLGIGGTLTFKNSGVADIVKDVPLTQVVLETDAPFLAPVPHRGKRNEPAYTRLVAEKLAEVKGMSVEEVAAVTTANAKQLFGLDG from the coding sequence ATGCCCGATTTGAACCACCCGTTGATTATTGATACGCACGCGCACATTTACCATAACCGGATGCTGAACGACCAGGCAGCGATGATCCAGCGTGCAAAAGACGCGGGGGTTGGGATCATCGTGATGCCGGCCATCGATGTAGCCTCCATCCACGATGCATTGGCGTTGTGTGACGCCTACGACGGGTTGCATGCGATGTCTGCCATTCACCCGAGTGACACCAAAGACGCAACGGACGAAGACTTTGAAGCCGTAGCTGCTTTTTGTGATGATTCACGTGTAGTAGCCGTAGGGGAGAGCGGCCTCGACTACTACTGGGATCGAACGTTCGACGCGAAGCAGCAGGACTTCTTCCGCCGGCACATCCGCCTCGCTATCGAAAAGGACCTGCCGCTAATCCTGCACATGCGCGACAAGCAGGGCAAAGATGAAGTGCACCGCGACATGGTTAAAATCCTGAACGAAGAAAAAGCCGACAACCTCCGCGGCATTTTCCATTGCTTCGGTGGGCCGGCGTGGCTGATCGAGGAAGCTGCGAAGCTAAATTTCCTGCTCGGGATCGGCGGGACGTTGACGTTCAAAAACAGTGGTGTGGCGGATATTGTGAAGGACGTCCCGCTCACGCAGGTTGTGCTGGAGACAGATGCACCGTTTTTGGCCCCTGTGCCGCATCGGGGTAAAAGGAATGAGCCGGCGTACACGCGCCTGGTTGCAGAGAAGCTGGCGGAGGTAAAGGGAATGTCGGTTGAGGAGGTGGCTGCTGTGACGACGGCCAATGCGAAACAGTTGTTTGGGCTGGATGGGTAA
- a CDS encoding response regulator transcription factor gives MLKTLIADDEPPARKRLRRMLKPLIDEKRIEVVAEACDGIETLELLEKHDVDLLFLDIRMPELDGFEVLKKLPAGQQPVVIFTTAYDNYALKAFEANAVDYLLKPIEKKRLAESVARAEQLRSATSDDTLPRDERLNKLLDWLDNHEVATAPAAEKDDKNYMRQISIPYRDRILVVPVHRLVSAEINEGITRLCILSDAQESPKQRIRQHIVNYTLEQLEEHLHPDAFMRIHRSAIVQIDHIQEMIPWFSGRYKLILSGTHEVIASRERSKLLKERLMVDLKK, from the coding sequence ATGCTGAAGACGTTAATTGCAGACGATGAGCCCCCCGCGCGTAAACGCTTGCGCCGCATGCTGAAACCCCTGATCGACGAGAAACGCATTGAAGTCGTTGCAGAGGCCTGTGATGGTATAGAGACACTGGAGCTCCTCGAAAAACACGATGTGGACCTGCTTTTCCTCGACATCCGCATGCCTGAACTCGATGGATTTGAGGTCCTCAAAAAGCTTCCTGCTGGTCAGCAACCCGTGGTGATCTTTACTACGGCGTATGACAATTACGCCCTCAAGGCTTTTGAAGCCAACGCCGTAGACTACCTCCTCAAACCGATCGAGAAAAAACGGCTTGCAGAATCTGTAGCCCGCGCAGAGCAGCTGCGAAGTGCAACATCTGATGACACTTTGCCGCGCGACGAGCGCCTCAACAAGCTGCTCGACTGGCTCGACAACCACGAAGTAGCTACAGCGCCGGCGGCCGAGAAAGACGACAAAAACTACATGCGTCAGATCTCGATCCCCTACCGCGACCGCATCCTCGTTGTGCCCGTGCACCGCCTTGTCTCAGCAGAAATCAACGAAGGCATTACCCGGCTGTGTATCCTGAGTGATGCGCAGGAAAGCCCGAAACAACGCATTCGGCAGCACATCGTCAATTACACCCTGGAGCAGCTCGAAGAACATTTGCACCCGGATGCCTTTATGCGTATCCACCGCTCAGCAATTGTGCAGATTGACCACATCCAGGAAATGATTCCCTGGTTCAGTGGGCGGTACAAGTTGATCCTCTCCGGTACCCACGAAGTAATCGCCAGCCGTGAGCGCTCCAAGTTGTTGAAAGAACGCCTGATGGTGGATCTGAAGAAGTAA
- a CDS encoding histidine kinase: MTCNIHSTIGIRQSIKRFIQIAPIAVLLLPFLVLAPIGQVIYEWVEFARLVPLSTVSVSERGFDWVYWQENDGTIEATYVLPKGPGARAGIEEGDVFFSLDMQQYFNVEQLHEAIDGIQPGSTHSFVLLRGTGDSPEIDVRFTRYPTFLYPLSMPLWRFSVWAFTLAAFFHLLGLLIVVPVALRPRTAPRARFSLMLIIASSIWIFGNWARLLIVEIIGPPGTTGSFVDDIFQSLTFFSIAGWIAFPPLVLRKVLGDTRLIGAGRLGKAHYLIYLPTLVLVAATTVSAVRGSIGPFSLNSLIAPILFYACCYVATAAALIFTLYVINPEEAEERLGGWSRTGSAITLVVSLLMALLVLGVLPIFGPVPDKTAGWLIVSAQLLSLAPVILVSLATLRQGKMDQVLSRALAYLTVLGLIFFTFIGGLELLQRYVTGFYVSQKLLAASFVVFLLFVFERVARRLRIYANRFFATDRQTLRTRLSRLQEQMGSILGISELAQQTATVLGEAYGARSVLVFIRPTDSASTWFSGAFHPEPPYFTERIASQIWPDLEHKGQLWSVTQELNESDISALTYDTLKARKVALAVPIMVEENMEGLIVMGNKKRRRAIYNIEDVDLLRGLSGQLALAIERLLLVEREKMLIRMSAEAELKALRAQINPHFLFNALNTIISLIEERPEDAEETVQNLSAIFRHTLKTSSRSFISLEEELKLVNHYLSIEKARFGDRLSVEEFLDPALRHHPVPAFVVQTVVENSIKHGLEKKRGKGVLKISCQLNDENEVEVGIWDSGVGIPNLFENESDTSFYGIGLRNIAMRLEKLYGRVDLFRMTSLPNEGTEVKLILPERVHKEDEPSALYPE; this comes from the coding sequence ATGACCTGCAACATCCATTCGACAATCGGCATTCGACAATCCATTAAGCGTTTTATCCAAATAGCGCCCATTGCAGTCCTGCTGCTGCCATTTCTCGTATTGGCCCCTATTGGCCAGGTGATCTACGAGTGGGTGGAGTTTGCGCGGCTTGTACCGCTATCCACCGTCAGCGTTTCTGAGCGCGGGTTCGACTGGGTGTACTGGCAAGAAAACGATGGCACCATAGAGGCAACCTATGTTTTGCCCAAAGGTCCGGGTGCACGGGCCGGCATTGAAGAAGGGGATGTTTTTTTCTCGCTCGACATGCAGCAGTATTTCAATGTAGAGCAGCTCCACGAAGCCATCGACGGCATACAACCTGGCAGTACGCACTCCTTTGTATTGCTTCGAGGTACAGGGGATAGCCCGGAAATTGATGTCCGCTTTACCCGCTACCCAACGTTCCTTTACCCCCTTTCCATGCCGCTTTGGCGGTTTTCAGTATGGGCTTTTACGCTTGCTGCGTTTTTCCACTTGCTTGGTTTGCTGATTGTGGTGCCGGTTGCTTTGCGTCCGCGTACAGCGCCACGAGCACGCTTTTCGCTGATGCTCATCATCGCGTCGTCGATCTGGATTTTTGGCAACTGGGCGCGGCTGCTTATTGTTGAGATTATAGGTCCACCCGGCACCACCGGTTCTTTTGTTGATGACATCTTCCAGTCGCTTACGTTTTTCAGCATCGCCGGCTGGATTGCCTTCCCCCCGCTGGTGCTCCGGAAGGTGTTGGGTGATACACGGCTCATCGGCGCCGGCCGGCTCGGCAAAGCCCACTACCTCATCTACCTGCCCACGCTTGTGCTTGTGGCAGCCACAACGGTCTCAGCTGTACGTGGTAGTATTGGTCCGTTTTCGCTCAACAGCCTGATTGCCCCCATCCTCTTTTACGCCTGCTGCTACGTTGCCACAGCTGCGGCGTTGATCTTTACGCTTTACGTGATCAACCCGGAAGAAGCTGAGGAGCGTCTGGGTGGGTGGAGCAGAACAGGGAGCGCAATCACGCTTGTTGTATCGCTATTGATGGCGCTGCTTGTGCTTGGTGTGCTGCCCATTTTTGGTCCGGTGCCCGACAAAACGGCCGGCTGGCTGATTGTCTCCGCACAGTTGCTTTCACTTGCTCCGGTAATCCTCGTTTCGTTGGCCACGTTGCGGCAGGGTAAAATGGACCAGGTGCTCAGCCGAGCGCTCGCTTACCTGACAGTTTTGGGGCTGATTTTCTTCACGTTTATAGGCGGACTTGAGTTACTGCAGCGCTACGTTACCGGGTTTTACGTCTCCCAGAAGCTACTTGCTGCCTCTTTTGTTGTCTTCCTGCTCTTTGTGTTTGAGCGGGTCGCGCGCCGGCTGCGGATTTATGCCAACCGTTTCTTTGCCACCGACCGCCAGACACTCCGCACCCGACTCTCACGGCTGCAAGAGCAAATGGGCAGCATTCTCGGAATTTCTGAGCTCGCGCAGCAAACGGCAACGGTTTTAGGCGAGGCGTATGGCGCGCGATCTGTGCTGGTGTTCATCCGCCCTACCGACAGCGCCTCAACCTGGTTTTCCGGTGCCTTCCACCCCGAGCCACCCTATTTCACAGAGCGCATTGCCTCCCAGATTTGGCCAGACCTTGAGCATAAAGGACAGTTGTGGTCAGTTACCCAGGAATTAAACGAGAGTGACATATCCGCACTAACCTACGACACCCTGAAAGCACGGAAAGTAGCGCTGGCCGTGCCGATTATGGTCGAGGAGAACATGGAGGGGCTCATTGTTATGGGCAACAAGAAGCGCCGGCGCGCAATCTATAACATAGAAGACGTCGACTTACTCCGTGGCCTGAGTGGGCAGTTGGCCCTTGCCATTGAGCGCTTGCTCCTTGTTGAACGGGAGAAAATGCTGATTCGGATGAGCGCGGAAGCAGAGCTTAAAGCATTGCGCGCCCAAATCAACCCCCATTTCCTTTTTAATGCACTCAATACCATTATTTCGCTGATTGAAGAGCGTCCCGAAGATGCTGAAGAGACGGTTCAAAACCTGTCTGCCATTTTCCGTCACACGCTAAAAACCAGTAGCCGCTCGTTTATCTCGCTCGAAGAAGAACTCAAGCTGGTCAACCATTACCTGAGCATCGAGAAGGCGCGGTTTGGCGACCGGTTGTCTGTGGAAGAATTCCTCGATCCGGCGCTGCGGCATCACCCGGTACCGGCATTTGTGGTACAGACGGTTGTCGAAAACTCCATCAAACACGGCCTGGAGAAGAAGCGCGGCAAAGGTGTACTCAAAATCAGCTGCCAGTTGAACGACGAAAACGAAGTGGAAGTAGGAATCTGGGATTCCGGCGTCGGCATCCCGAACCTTTTTGAAAACGAATCTGACACCAGCTTTTATGGCATCGGCCTACGCAACATCGCCATGCGGCTGGAAAAATTGTATGGCCGGGTAGATCTTTTTCGGATGACGAGCCTTCCGAATGAAGGCACGGAAGTAAAACTCATACTTCCGGAACGCGTACACAAAGAAGACGAACCCTCGGCACTCTACCCCGAGTGA
- a CDS encoding T9SS type A sorting domain-containing protein: MIKKIVTIHLLVSAFMFFSSMVHAQVVDGSVVLSNQAQVDAFSGTDITGSLEINGSDIVDLAPLSTLASVGGRLIISDNDSLMSLAGLNNLTAIGGTLIVESNPSLASLDGLGGLSTLRDLELRGNVALASLDGLSNLTSIGGDLEITGNASLTTLAGLNSLLSVDGDFDVNFNTSLTTLQGLDGLTSIAGYLNINGSQSLTSLEGLNSLSSIGGILGLQDNDSLASLMGANSLSLIGGLIIGRTPMNSLSGLNNLTSVGGDIVLWSNLNLTTLDGLNNVTFASGNVSISGNISLSTLTGLHGLAAVGGYLIIDHNDSLTTLSGLNALESVDDVVQISHNASLATLDGLEGLTTIGDDLYIGFNDSLTTLDGLRSLTSVGGNLDVVGNTSLTTLEGLEGLITLQYLVVSGNPSLTTLTGLDNLAAVGRYLDITSNPALTALTGLNGLTSVGGNLDIDGNNSLTTLTGLNRLASVEGYFEVRKNASLSSTDGLESLTSIGEALILESNVSLTTLEGLENLSTLNDLTISFNDSLASLDGLSSLTILNGSLGVRSNMLLTTLDGLSNLTSVGGELFIRYNDSLATLDGLSNLTSVENGLYINYNTALDSFCGLHSLLSSQGLQGEYSVSNNLINPTLQQVVDAGSCSMPTTTEDEISSYEYELLPAYPNPFHSLTTIIFDVKEPVSVRLSVYNAGGQLISTLIDKMMQPGRHKAVFDGRSLSAGLYFYKIRMGPYESTKKIILL; the protein is encoded by the coding sequence ATGATAAAAAAAATAGTAACGATACATCTTCTTGTTAGCGCGTTCATGTTTTTCTCATCTATGGTACACGCGCAAGTTGTAGATGGCAGTGTCGTCTTATCTAATCAGGCTCAAGTAGATGCGTTTAGTGGGACGGATATTACAGGTTCTCTTGAAATCAACGGTTCTGATATAGTTGATTTAGCGCCCCTTTCAACACTTGCTTCTGTAGGAGGGCGTCTGATTATAAGCGACAATGATTCATTAATGTCATTGGCTGGTTTAAACAATCTGACTGCAATAGGTGGTACTCTGATTGTGGAAAGTAATCCTTCTCTCGCTTCTCTTGATGGATTGGGAGGCTTAAGTACCTTGCGAGATCTAGAGTTAAGGGGAAATGTAGCACTGGCTTCACTTGATGGCTTGAGTAATCTGACTTCTATAGGTGGTGATCTGGAAATAACAGGAAATGCCTCTCTGACCACATTAGCTGGTTTGAATAGCCTTCTTTCTGTAGACGGAGATTTTGATGTGAACTTCAACACATCCCTCACTACACTGCAGGGGTTGGATGGTCTTACTTCCATAGCCGGCTATCTGAACATAAATGGTAGCCAGTCCCTGACCTCCCTGGAAGGATTGAACAGTCTTTCTTCCATAGGGGGAATTCTGGGTTTGCAGGATAATGATTCACTGGCCTCATTGATGGGCGCGAACAGTCTTTCTTTGATAGGCGGTCTCATCATAGGTCGCACTCCCATGAACTCTTTGTCTGGTTTGAACAACCTTACCTCCGTGGGAGGCGATATAGTGTTATGGAGCAACTTAAACTTAACCACGCTGGATGGCTTAAATAATGTTACTTTCGCAAGTGGCAATGTCAGTATTTCGGGAAATATCTCTCTTTCTACACTGACTGGTTTGCACGGCCTTGCTGCTGTGGGTGGCTATCTGATCATAGACCATAATGATTCCCTTACTACGCTGAGTGGTTTGAATGCGCTTGAGTCTGTGGATGATGTTGTGCAAATCAGCCACAATGCATCCCTTGCCACTCTCGATGGCTTGGAGGGTCTCACTACCATAGGTGATGACCTTTATATCGGCTTCAATGATTCTCTAACCACCCTGGATGGTTTGCGTAGTCTTACTTCCGTGGGGGGCAATCTGGATGTCGTCGGAAATACCTCCCTAACAACACTTGAAGGATTGGAAGGCCTTATAACCTTGCAATATCTAGTTGTATCAGGTAATCCCTCTCTGACTACACTGACTGGTTTGGACAACCTTGCTGCTGTGGGAAGATATCTGGACATAACAAGCAATCCTGCCCTTACCGCGCTGACTGGCTTGAACGGTCTTACTTCTGTAGGAGGCAATCTGGATATCGACGGAAATAACTCTCTGACTACGCTGACCGGATTGAACAGACTTGCTTCTGTTGAGGGCTATTTCGAAGTAAGAAAAAATGCATCGCTGTCCTCCACGGATGGTTTGGAAAGCCTGACTTCCATAGGCGAGGCTTTGATTCTAGAAAGCAACGTATCCTTAACTACACTGGAAGGCCTGGAAAACCTTTCGACGTTGAATGATTTGACTATTAGCTTTAATGACTCTCTTGCCTCGCTCGACGGCTTGAGCAGTCTTACAATCCTGAATGGCAGCCTGGGTGTAAGAAGCAATATGCTTCTTACCACATTGGATGGCTTGAGCAATCTGACTTCCGTAGGCGGAGAATTGTTTATCAGATATAATGATTCTCTTGCCACCCTGGATGGATTGAGCAATCTTACTTCTGTGGAAAATGGCCTGTATATCAACTACAATACAGCTCTAGATAGTTTTTGTGGCCTTCATTCTTTGCTAAGTTCTCAGGGGTTACAGGGGGAATATAGTGTAAGTAATAACCTGATTAATCCAACCCTTCAACAAGTTGTTGATGCCGGCTCTTGTTCGATGCCTACGACAACCGAAGATGAAATCAGTTCATACGAATACGAATTACTGCCGGCATATCCCAACCCTTTCCATTCGTTAACTACGATCATTTTCGATGTAAAAGAACCAGTATCTGTACGCTTAAGCGTCTATAATGCGGGAGGTCAACTCATTTCGACGCTCATAGACAAAATGATGCAGCCTGGTCGGCATAAAGCCGTTTTTGATGGGCGAAGCCTTTCTGCGGGCCTTTACTTCTATAAGATTCGAATGGGGCCTTATGAATCGACTAAAAAGATAATTCTCTTGTAG
- a CDS encoding TonB-dependent receptor, whose product MRGFVYRVVALACIAFAPTALFDQVLFAQDTTTVELPPIEVEATRANALTSQNVPLAVTTMSRAPLRRELEPGLSLDEVLSELPGLFVSDRGNATLGERISIRGMGWRAAFGVRGVQILLDGIPLTMPDGQAVADIASPSMIQKAELIRGPSSLFWGNGSGGVLYLSSAGTSQLPGVRVRAMGGSDGLQQFNLESRLQLGKNRFNFYVSDDRRDGYREYSNNRFTRAALHGNLPINNRAVLTLTSAVAYQDAENPGSLTREQLDENPRLANARNVSTLAAKQSLQFQAGATLNQQVSIGQLSATAYTLIRDLDNPLSFTYIDLNRAAYGLRLALQNTTEALSWGIGVDADFQDDDRQNLNNEDGNPGTEVSIAQDETVRNISFYGFINATLVGPLQVTAGLRNDQVRFSMDDRLLDNGDQSGNRTFSALSPAIGLALQTGNAHIYANFRSSFETPTTTELVNRPDLDGGFNPEVDPQTVQGFELGIRGRLSNWQTRFDAAVYSMNVNDLLIPFQTEEGGDRTFYRNGGRNLHKGIELALTTHPAQWMMLQFTHTSGSFAFRSGELRGNKLPGLPDSRTHIRGIIRGGGFWIQPVFEHVASFYANDGNSELNDAYAVLDLTIGHEGIKASSATMRPFFRISNVSDETYSGSVVVNAFGGRFFEPAAGRTFQLGLNVSL is encoded by the coding sequence ATGCGAGGATTTGTGTATCGCGTGGTTGCATTGGCATGCATCGCGTTTGCCCCCACAGCGTTGTTTGACCAGGTTTTGTTTGCCCAAGACACCACAACGGTTGAACTCCCCCCCATCGAAGTTGAAGCGACGCGTGCGAACGCATTAACAAGCCAAAACGTCCCCCTGGCCGTAACCACTATGTCACGCGCACCGTTGCGTCGCGAACTCGAACCCGGACTCTCCCTTGACGAAGTGCTCAGCGAATTGCCCGGCCTTTTTGTGAGTGACCGCGGCAATGCAACCCTCGGCGAGCGCATCTCCATTCGCGGAATGGGCTGGCGCGCTGCCTTTGGCGTTCGTGGGGTTCAGATTCTCCTTGATGGCATTCCGCTAACCATGCCCGACGGCCAGGCTGTAGCAGACATTGCCTCGCCTTCCATGATCCAGAAAGCCGAGTTGATTCGTGGTCCTTCTTCATTGTTTTGGGGCAACGGCAGCGGCGGCGTGCTCTACCTCTCTTCCGCCGGCACCAGCCAGCTACCGGGCGTTCGCGTGCGCGCCATGGGCGGCAGCGATGGCTTACAGCAGTTCAACCTCGAATCACGGCTGCAACTGGGCAAAAACCGGTTCAACTTCTATGTAAGCGATGACCGACGCGACGGATACAGAGAATACAGCAACAACCGGTTTACCCGCGCGGCCCTGCATGGCAACCTGCCGATCAACAACCGCGCAGTGCTAACCCTGACCTCTGCCGTTGCCTATCAGGATGCAGAAAACCCCGGCTCCCTCACCCGCGAGCAACTGGATGAAAACCCGCGCCTCGCAAATGCACGCAACGTATCCACATTGGCAGCCAAGCAGAGCCTTCAGTTTCAGGCCGGTGCAACCCTTAACCAGCAAGTTAGCATTGGCCAGTTGTCCGCAACAGCGTACACCCTCATCCGCGACCTCGACAACCCGCTATCGTTCACGTATATCGACCTGAACCGGGCGGCCTATGGCCTGCGTCTGGCGCTGCAAAACACCACAGAAGCGTTATCCTGGGGCATTGGTGTTGATGCAGACTTTCAGGACGACGACCGGCAAAATTTGAACAACGAGGACGGCAACCCGGGCACAGAAGTTAGTATTGCTCAGGATGAAACGGTCCGCAATATTTCTTTCTACGGTTTCATCAATGCAACACTGGTAGGCCCCCTACAAGTCACCGCTGGCTTGCGCAACGACCAGGTGCGCTTTTCGATGGACGACCGCTTGCTAGACAATGGCGACCAGTCGGGCAACCGTACCTTTTCTGCCTTGAGTCCGGCGATTGGACTCGCCCTCCAAACCGGCAATGCACATATTTACGCCAACTTCCGCAGTTCATTTGAAACGCCCACCACAACGGAGCTGGTAAACCGCCCGGACCTCGATGGCGGGTTTAACCCCGAAGTTGACCCACAAACCGTACAGGGATTTGAACTGGGGATCCGTGGCCGGCTGAGCAACTGGCAAACGCGCTTTGATGCCGCGGTCTACTCAATGAATGTCAATGATCTCCTCATTCCTTTCCAAACTGAAGAAGGCGGAGATCGAACCTTTTATCGCAACGGCGGGCGTAACCTGCATAAAGGCATAGAACTCGCCCTTACCACGCATCCTGCGCAGTGGATGATGTTACAATTCACCCATACCTCAGGCAGCTTTGCTTTTCGCAGCGGTGAGTTGCGTGGCAACAAACTCCCCGGACTCCCCGATAGCCGTACCCACATCCGCGGCATCATCCGCGGCGGCGGCTTCTGGATCCAACCTGTCTTTGAACACGTAGCCTCGTTTTACGCAAACGATGGAAACAGTGAATTAAACGATGCTTATGCTGTCCTTGACCTTACCATTGGACATGAAGGCATCAAAGCATCATCGGCAACCATGCGGCCTTTCTTTCGCATTAGCAATGTCTCAGATGAAACCTACAGCGGATCGGTTGTGGTGAATGCCTTTGGCGGACGCTTCTTCGAGCCAGCTGCCGGTCGCACGTTCCAGTTGGGCCTCAATGTGTCTCTCTAA
- a CDS encoding SpoIID/LytB domain-containing protein, with protein MLRSAPTDRFYLFLLLFSFLLPSQVSAYQQDNEPVQVRLLRDISPRTIIVSSSATANLYSGDPTNPIAQLGNRQKLTLTTSNNQVYLRSADGGIYARSLIIEQQAGEELTVEVAEARAVISPRSYKGAFLIQVDPATPSTLKIINMVPLHAYVESVLASEFGFNELEAAKAMAVSIRTIAYRTLQNQHGPEYAVPDNEMWQVYKGTHAITETVREAVAATEGEVIRFNGELAEAVYFASSGGHTANNEDVWDSSKIQPYLRGKDDPYDFNSPHHNWESTVSRDRLLRLLSDEFRFTANGIRILNRSRDGRVSTMAVTGENDRMEELRSNKFRLLVNEWFGRETLKSTLFEVNVQPNMYIFSGKGFGHGVGLNQWGALQLSKKGNLYDEILAYYYTDVEIDQGGLVSRMLSATGDAIEGASDFFFDNEDSYNPSIDAYPTDNTYEAYEAGPVTVDLDAPLDVVAFDEDDYREEAEEKPARQRRKLFPLRKDPNRKPEKPRPASKRIGW; from the coding sequence ATGCTTCGTTCTGCCCCAACAGATCGTTTCTATCTTTTCCTTTTGCTTTTTAGTTTTCTGCTGCCCTCCCAGGTCTCTGCATATCAGCAAGACAACGAGCCCGTTCAGGTACGCTTGCTGCGTGACATCTCCCCCCGCACGATCATTGTCAGCAGCTCTGCGACAGCCAACCTTTACTCAGGCGACCCAACCAATCCAATTGCGCAGTTGGGTAACCGGCAAAAGCTGACCCTGACTACAAGCAACAACCAGGTATACCTGCGGTCTGCTGATGGCGGGATTTATGCCCGGTCTTTGATTATTGAGCAGCAAGCCGGCGAAGAACTCACCGTTGAAGTCGCAGAAGCGCGTGCCGTCATCAGTCCGCGCAGCTACAAGGGGGCTTTCCTGATCCAGGTAGATCCCGCAACGCCCTCTACGTTAAAAATCATTAACATGGTTCCACTTCATGCCTACGTGGAAAGCGTCCTCGCCAGCGAATTCGGGTTTAATGAACTCGAAGCAGCCAAAGCCATGGCCGTAAGCATTCGCACCATCGCTTACCGTACCCTGCAAAACCAGCATGGACCCGAATATGCTGTGCCCGACAACGAAATGTGGCAGGTATACAAAGGCACACACGCGATAACCGAAACTGTCAGAGAAGCTGTTGCAGCAACCGAAGGCGAAGTGATTCGCTTTAATGGCGAACTCGCTGAAGCCGTCTATTTTGCCTCGAGCGGTGGCCATACTGCCAATAACGAAGATGTATGGGATTCATCGAAAATACAACCCTATTTGCGCGGCAAAGACGATCCCTATGACTTCAACTCTCCCCACCACAACTGGGAATCAACCGTTTCGCGAGATCGTCTTCTGCGGCTCTTGAGCGATGAATTCCGCTTTACCGCCAACGGGATTCGCATCCTGAACAGAAGCAGAGATGGGCGCGTCAGCACGATGGCCGTCACGGGTGAAAACGACCGCATGGAGGAGCTAAGGAGCAATAAATTCCGACTCCTCGTCAATGAATGGTTTGGTCGCGAAACACTGAAAAGCACCTTGTTCGAAGTGAACGTGCAACCCAACATGTACATTTTCTCTGGAAAAGGTTTTGGTCACGGTGTTGGCCTTAACCAATGGGGTGCACTGCAACTTTCGAAGAAAGGTAACCTCTACGACGAAATCCTGGCGTACTATTACACCGACGTCGAAATCGACCAGGGTGGCCTCGTAAGCCGGATGCTCTCCGCTACGGGTGACGCCATTGAAGGTGCTTCCGACTTTTTCTTCGACAACGAAGATTCGTACAACCCCAGCATTGATGCCTATCCAACAGACAATACCTACGAGGCCTATGAAGCCGGCCCTGTTACTGTTGACCTGGACGCCCCACTCGATGTTGTTGCTTTTGATGAAGATGACTACCGCGAAGAAGCCGAAGAAAAGCCGGCGCGGCAGCGAAGAAAGCTCTTCCCCCTCAGAAAAGATCCGAACCGTAAACCCGAGAAACCACGGCCGGCAAGCAAAAGGATTGGCTGGTAG
- a CDS encoding DUF6404 family protein: protein MQNFSAFERKYAKAREELENKMNWRPNYIYRLTEKFWKQLKFRPPYYKSFVSDFAVFTLSFVLAFLLYGWVIAPLIGATSSMTMKLLMLVGAILMGLWVALATRYTAQKHNLSKWRDL from the coding sequence ATGCAAAACTTTTCAGCGTTTGAGAGAAAATATGCGAAGGCACGCGAGGAGTTGGAAAACAAGATGAACTGGCGTCCGAATTATATTTACCGCCTGACTGAAAAATTCTGGAAACAACTCAAGTTCAGGCCACCATACTACAAGTCGTTTGTGTCCGATTTTGCAGTTTTTACTTTGAGTTTTGTGCTTGCATTTTTGCTTTATGGGTGGGTTATTGCCCCATTGATCGGCGCTACATCAAGTATGACGATGAAACTACTGATGCTTGTTGGTGCAATTCTGATGGGTTTATGGGTTGCCCTCGCCACACGCTATACTGCGCAAAAACATAACCTGTCCAAGTGGCGTGATTTATAG